Sequence from the Sphingomonas koreensis genome:
GGATCGACATCCTCGATATATCTTGACGTGATCTGAACCAGCTCGCCATTGGCGCGCGCGTCGAACCGGTCGGCGATGCGCAATTCGTAGCGGGTGCGGCAGGCGGGCTGCGGGCGGACGGTGAAATGAAGCGTTTTTCCGTTGCGCAGCACTGCGATCTCGATGGGTTCGCCGGGCGGAAGCTCGGCAATCTGGCGGTAGAGCGCTTCGAGCGTGGCGACCGATGCCTCGGCTGGAAGCGTATCGGGCGGAGCAATCGTGCCGATCTTCACGATCGTGTCGTCCGCGCGGATTCCGGCCCGATCTGCCGGGCTTCCGGGGACGACGCCCTCGACCGCAGCGGTGCCGGCCATGCGGAAATGGGCGCGTACCTGCGCACGCGATCCCGGCGCATATTGCGCCAGCGTGTGAAGCTGGATGCCCGTGCCGGGCTCCTGCCGGTCGCACAGGCCGGCCGCCGCGGTGCTGAGCCTGAAACCGGTGGCGGCAACCCGCATGTCGGCGGTCCGCAACGCTTCGTGGAGTTCGCTCGTTTGTGTCGTCTGCGGCTGCGCCTGTGCCGCCGGCGCGATGACTGCCAGCGGCAGAGCGAGCCG
This genomic interval carries:
- a CDS encoding M48 family metallopeptidase, yielding MTHAICLAVRRLALPLAVIAPAAQAQPQTTQTSELHEALRTADMRVAATGFRLSTAAAGLCDRQEPGTGIQLHTLAQYAPGSRAQVRAHFRMAGTAAVEGVVPGSPADRAGIRADDTIVKIGTIAPPDTLPAEASVATLEALYRQIAELPPGEPIEIAVLRNGKTLHFTVRPQPACRTRYELRIADRFDARANGELVQITSRYIEDVDPELFPAVVAHELAHNILRHRDRLIAADASFGLASGFGRNVGLFRQTEIQADILSVHLLARAGYAPSLAARFLREVGPRLLEGQIRNRSHPPFKDRAATVEAEAARLAADGTLPAFYATRNAPLTGEWQSLLVRGGD